A DNA window from Enterobacter cloacae subsp. cloacae ATCC 13047 contains the following coding sequences:
- a CDS encoding VOC family protein produces the protein MFDHVKFGVSDYERSKTFFIKALQPLGIKIVDEGTPEYGVEMSSGNVSLCLFQTRDKPAPLHLAFVAETRQQVDDFYQAALQAGARDNGAPGLRPYSKNYYAAFVIAPDGHNIEAVCHAPD, from the coding sequence ATGTTCGATCATGTGAAATTCGGCGTCAGTGATTACGAAAGAAGCAAAACCTTTTTCATCAAGGCGCTTCAGCCGCTTGGTATTAAGATCGTCGATGAAGGTACACCCGAATATGGGGTTGAAATGAGTTCCGGCAATGTTTCACTTTGCCTGTTCCAGACGCGCGACAAACCGGCCCCTCTGCACCTGGCGTTTGTGGCAGAAACACGCCAGCAGGTAGATGATTTTTACCAGGCTGCCTTGCAAGCGGGCGCCCGTGATAACGGTGCCCCAGGCTTGCGGCCATACAGCAAAAACTACTATGCCGCCTTTGTCATTGCACCTGACGGCCATAATATCGAGGCGGTCTGTCATGCACCGGACTGA
- a CDS encoding LysE family translocator: MPVTDSLLAYILAATLLTLTPGLDTALILRTATVEGGRKAFHAALGIDMGCFIWGALVAFGLGALLAVAEFAYTLLKWCGAAYLCWLGIQLLMRPRQQFSMHPEGAKPTNNWFLRGMLGNVLNPKMGIFYVSFLPQFIPGGHSPVVWTFLLVAIHVVIGTLWSLTLIIATRYAAAVLKKPAVVKWMDRSTGCLFLLFAAKLAMSRR; encoded by the coding sequence ATGCCCGTCACTGATTCACTTCTTGCTTATATCCTCGCTGCAACTCTTCTGACCTTAACGCCGGGTCTTGATACCGCGCTAATCCTACGTACCGCAACCGTTGAAGGTGGTCGCAAAGCTTTCCACGCAGCGTTAGGTATCGATATGGGATGTTTTATCTGGGGGGCATTGGTCGCCTTTGGGTTAGGTGCGTTGTTGGCGGTGGCTGAGTTTGCTTATACATTGCTGAAATGGTGTGGAGCGGCGTATCTTTGTTGGTTAGGCATTCAACTGTTAATGCGCCCAAGACAGCAATTCAGTATGCATCCGGAAGGTGCTAAGCCTACGAACAACTGGTTCCTGCGAGGAATGTTGGGGAATGTGCTTAATCCAAAAATGGGCATCTTTTATGTTTCATTCTTACCGCAATTCATTCCAGGTGGACATTCGCCAGTTGTCTGGACATTTCTTCTGGTCGCGATCCACGTAGTAATTGGTACGCTGTGGTCACTGACACTCATTATTGCGACACGTTATGCCGCAGCGGTTTTGAAAAAGCCTGCAGTAGTGAAGTGGATGGACCGTTCCACTGGATGCTTGTTTCTGCTTTTTGCTGCAAAGTTGGCGATGAGTCGAAGATGA
- a CDS encoding mechanosensitive ion channel family protein: MNKVLLALLSCVLSVISFTGVAAEPRQEPTEQERARTVYIFHQPIVMLQAKFGLTTPEERVLRIRHTLRNFTQQDVREPLKVVPVTRYNQQGRLIVMNNKPVLLLKQADLDEGDDLTLDQAAQRVLARMEAQRTALRDQYDTGWLALSAGKTVVGLLVLSLFWYGAWRSWRWVRNVCRRRILENRSVIPQSWRKFVGAIEARLYALLMILLGILGLYLWLSWTFSLFPWTRVWGASLGDWTMRVLRDIALSIVSAMPGIMIVLIIFVITAFILKLLKVLLNQVEAGRLQLPGIHPETVGATRKLISVVVWLFALSAAYPFLPGANSLAFKGISVFFGLMLTLGSAGVMNHAMSGLVLIYSRALRKGDVIRVADNEGLVTEIGMLATKIITRENYVVTVPNAVVVSGKITNLSVQNPDGGVNLTIGVTIGYDTPWRQVHAMLEMAARRSKCVDPSQQPLVRQLGLMDWYIAYELQVKLQPGQSLAEARNELHSNIQDVFNEFNVQIMSPNFVMQPEGAVVVAEENWFAAPAEKPAQKPS; encoded by the coding sequence ATGAATAAGGTCCTGCTCGCATTATTATCCTGCGTGCTCTCGGTCATCTCATTTACTGGCGTCGCCGCCGAGCCACGCCAGGAGCCTACTGAGCAGGAGCGGGCCCGAACCGTTTATATTTTTCATCAACCGATTGTGATGTTGCAGGCCAAATTTGGTCTCACGACGCCTGAAGAACGCGTGTTACGTATTCGCCATACCTTGCGCAATTTCACGCAGCAGGACGTACGTGAGCCGCTGAAAGTTGTTCCCGTCACCCGTTACAACCAGCAGGGAAGACTTATTGTCATGAACAATAAGCCTGTATTATTGCTTAAGCAGGCGGACCTGGATGAGGGGGACGATTTGACTCTCGACCAGGCCGCTCAGCGCGTGCTCGCGCGGATGGAGGCGCAACGTACGGCGCTTCGCGATCAATATGACACCGGCTGGCTGGCGCTCTCCGCCGGGAAAACGGTCGTCGGGCTGCTGGTTCTGTCTCTTTTCTGGTACGGGGCGTGGCGGTCGTGGCGCTGGGTTCGCAATGTCTGCCGTCGCCGCATTCTTGAAAACCGCAGCGTTATCCCGCAGAGCTGGCGTAAGTTTGTCGGCGCAATTGAGGCTCGTTTGTATGCTTTGCTGATGATTTTACTGGGCATTCTCGGATTGTATCTCTGGCTGAGTTGGACGTTCAGCTTGTTCCCCTGGACACGCGTCTGGGGTGCATCGTTAGGCGACTGGACCATGCGCGTGCTGCGGGATATTGCGCTGTCGATTGTCTCGGCCATGCCGGGAATTATGATAGTCCTGATCATCTTTGTGATTACCGCCTTTATTCTGAAGCTCCTGAAGGTGTTGTTAAATCAGGTGGAAGCAGGGCGCCTGCAGCTGCCGGGCATTCACCCTGAAACCGTGGGAGCTACGCGTAAACTGATTTCTGTCGTGGTGTGGTTATTTGCCCTCTCTGCGGCCTATCCGTTTTTACCGGGAGCGAATTCGCTGGCGTTTAAAGGCATTAGCGTCTTCTTTGGCCTGATGCTTACCCTGGGTTCGGCAGGTGTGATGAACCATGCGATGAGCGGACTGGTACTGATCTACTCACGAGCGTTGAGGAAAGGAGACGTTATACGGGTGGCGGATAACGAAGGGCTGGTCACGGAGATAGGCATGCTGGCGACCAAGATCATCACCCGCGAGAACTATGTTGTGACCGTACCCAATGCGGTGGTGGTGAGCGGAAAAATCACCAATCTGAGCGTACAGAATCCTGACGGTGGCGTGAACCTGACGATTGGCGTGACGATTGGCTATGACACGCCGTGGCGACAGGTTCATGCCATGCTGGAGATGGCGGCGAGACGGTCGAAATGTGTTGACCCTTCGCAGCAGCCCCTGGTGCGTCAGCTGGGGCTGATGGACTGGTACATTGCCTATGAGCTGCAGGTAAAATTGCAGCCCGGACAGTCACTTGCCGAAGCCCGCAATGAGCTCCACAGTAACATTCAGGACGTTTTCAACGAGTTCAACGTGCAGATCATGTCGCCAAACTTCGTGATGCAGCCGGAAGGTGCGGTCGTCGTCGCGGAAGAAAACTGGTTCGCAGCACCGGCAGAGAAACCCGCACAAAAGCCATCATGA
- a CDS encoding DUF4406 domain-containing protein yields the protein MTQQLILIAGPWRSGTDGDQAKMDENLARLENAALAVYQRGHVPVIGEWLALPLAKAAGSTSIGDEISEAMLYPVAHRLIGKCDAIYRIAGASKGADMDIEVARKLGLNVYTSLESIPQA from the coding sequence ATGACACAACAGTTGATTTTAATAGCGGGCCCCTGGCGCAGCGGGACTGATGGCGACCAGGCCAAAATGGATGAAAACCTTGCCCGTCTGGAAAACGCAGCATTAGCCGTATACCAGCGTGGCCACGTTCCGGTGATTGGTGAATGGCTTGCGCTACCGCTGGCAAAGGCCGCTGGTTCAACGTCCATTGGGGATGAAATCAGTGAAGCGATGCTCTATCCCGTTGCACACCGGCTCATTGGGAAATGCGACGCGATTTATCGTATTGCCGGTGCGTCTAAGGGAGCTGATATGGATATCGAGGTTGCCCGTAAGCTCGGGCTGAACGTTTACACCTCGTTAGAAAGCATCCCTCAGGCCTGA
- a CDS encoding efflux RND transporter periplasmic adaptor subunit — protein sequence MASLKVKYAAMIIGSLLAGGLIAVTAWQYIYAAEKTENTPPERKVLFWYDPMKPDVKFDKPGKSPFMDMDLVPKYADENDDKSGAGIRIDPTQVQNLGLKTQKVTRGTLNYAQTIPANVSYNEYQFVIVQARSEGFVEKVYPLTTGDRVKKGTPLIDITIPEWVEAQSEFLLLSGTGGTPTQLKGVLERLRLAGMPEADIQRLRSTRTVQTRFTIKAPIDGVITGFDLRTGMNISKDKVVAQIQGMDPVWISAAIPESIAYLLKDSSQFDISVPAYPDTSFHVEKWNILPSVDPATRTLQVRLQVSNKDERLKPGMNAYLKLNTQSQEMLLIPSQAVIDTGKEQRVITVDAEGRFVPKQIHVLHESQQQSAVGSGLNEGESVVVSGLFMIDSEANITGALERMRQPEKSHSGH from the coding sequence ATGGCATCGTTAAAGGTTAAATATGCTGCAATGATAATCGGCAGCCTTCTTGCGGGAGGGCTGATTGCAGTGACGGCGTGGCAGTATATTTATGCTGCAGAAAAAACAGAAAATACCCCGCCGGAACGAAAGGTGCTTTTCTGGTATGACCCGATGAAGCCCGACGTTAAATTCGATAAGCCCGGTAAATCGCCATTTATGGATATGGATCTGGTCCCTAAATACGCGGATGAGAATGACGATAAAAGCGGTGCCGGTATCCGTATTGATCCGACGCAGGTTCAGAACCTGGGATTAAAAACGCAAAAAGTGACCCGCGGCACGCTGAATTATGCCCAGACCATCCCGGCCAACGTCAGCTATAACGAATATCAGTTTGTGATTGTGCAGGCACGATCCGAAGGCTTTGTGGAGAAAGTGTATCCCCTGACGACAGGCGATCGTGTGAAGAAAGGCACGCCGCTCATCGATATCACCATTCCGGAGTGGGTGGAAGCGCAGAGTGAGTTCCTTCTGTTGTCCGGCACCGGTGGCACGCCCACGCAGCTGAAAGGGGTGCTTGAACGGCTTCGTCTGGCAGGCATGCCGGAAGCGGATATTCAAAGGTTACGATCGACCCGCACGGTCCAGACCCGGTTTACCATCAAAGCCCCCATTGACGGGGTGATCACCGGCTTTGACCTGCGTACCGGGATGAATATTTCGAAAGATAAGGTTGTGGCACAGATTCAGGGGATGGATCCGGTGTGGATCAGCGCGGCCATACCTGAATCCATCGCGTATCTGCTGAAAGACTCCTCGCAGTTTGACATTTCGGTCCCGGCGTACCCGGATACATCGTTTCACGTTGAAAAATGGAACATTTTGCCAAGCGTCGATCCTGCCACCCGTACGCTGCAGGTTCGGTTGCAGGTTTCCAACAAAGACGAACGGCTCAAGCCGGGCATGAATGCATATCTGAAGCTGAACACCCAAAGCCAGGAGATGCTGTTGATCCCCTCCCAGGCCGTTATCGATACGGGTAAAGAACAGCGGGTCATCACCGTTGACGCGGAAGGGCGATTTGTGCCGAAGCAGATCCACGTTCTGCACGAATCCCAGCAGCAGTCCGCCGTAGGATCCGGCCTGAACGAAGGGGAGTCGGTGGTGGTTAGCGGTCTGTTCATGATTGATTCCGAAGCCAATATTACCGGTGCGCTGGAGCGTATGCGTCAGCCTGAAAAGAGTCATTCAGGCCATTGA
- a CDS encoding DeoR/GlpR family DNA-binding transcription regulator translates to MLTSQRKQLILEKLAAEGQVQSKALSAHFAVSEDTIRRDLRELAAEGRLQRVHGGALPASSATVPFAERKTVKMDAKKNVARKGAKLISPGQVVIVDGGTTTSELIAYLPADLRITVVTHSPSIALGLVEHPSIEVILIGGRLYKHSIVTVGAAAIEGIDNIHADLFFMGVTGIHPEAGLTTGDFEEACIKRAFSGRAAETVVLASPEKINTASSFVIGELSLAHTIVVEDDTDRAWISAVREKGVSVVTTSDPE, encoded by the coding sequence ATGCTCACCAGTCAGCGAAAACAATTAATCCTCGAGAAGCTTGCCGCTGAAGGCCAGGTCCAGTCTAAAGCGCTCAGCGCACATTTCGCGGTGTCAGAAGACACCATTCGTCGTGATCTCCGCGAACTGGCGGCGGAAGGGCGTTTGCAGCGTGTCCATGGCGGTGCGCTGCCGGCCTCGTCGGCCACTGTGCCGTTTGCCGAGCGTAAAACGGTGAAGATGGACGCGAAAAAAAATGTGGCCCGTAAAGGCGCAAAGCTCATTTCCCCTGGGCAGGTGGTGATTGTCGACGGCGGCACCACCACATCGGAACTGATCGCGTATTTACCGGCGGATTTACGCATTACCGTGGTCACACACAGCCCGAGCATTGCCCTTGGGCTCGTCGAGCATCCTTCGATTGAAGTGATCCTGATCGGAGGACGTCTGTACAAACACTCCATCGTGACGGTAGGCGCAGCGGCCATTGAAGGCATCGACAATATCCATGCGGATCTGTTCTTCATGGGGGTTACCGGCATCCATCCTGAAGCGGGGCTTACCACCGGCGATTTCGAAGAGGCGTGCATCAAACGTGCATTTTCCGGCAGGGCCGCTGAGACAGTGGTCCTGGCATCGCCAGAAAAAATTAACACCGCGTCATCGTTTGTGATTGGCGAGCTATCGCTGGCCCATACGATTGTCGTGGAAGATGATACCGATCGCGCCTGGATTAGCGCGGTAAGGGAGAAGGGCGTCTCCGTGGTGACGACATCAGATCCAGAATAA
- a CDS encoding CusA/CzcA family heavy metal efflux RND transporter: protein MIAWIIRRAVANRFLVMMGALFLSVWGTWTIINTPVDALPDLSDVQVIIKTSYPGQAPQIVENQVTYPLTTTMLSVPGAKTVRGFSQFGDSYVYVIFEDGTDLYWARSRVLEYLNQVQGKLPAGVSSEIGPDATGVGWIFEYALVDRSGKHDLSELRSLQDWFLKFELKTIPNVAEVASVGGVVKQYQIQVNPLKLAQYGISLADVKQALGSSNQEAGGSSVEMAEAKYMVRASGYLQTIDDFNNIVLKTSENGVPVYLRDVARVQTGPEMRRGIAELNGQGEVAGGVVILRSGKNAREVITAVKDKLETLKASLPEGVEIVTTYDRSQLIDRAIDNLSYKLLEEFIVVAIVCALFLWHVRSALVAIISLPLGLCIAFIVMHFQGLNANIMSLGGIAIAVGAMVDAAIVMIENAHKRLEEWDHQHPSEQIDNATRWKVITNASVEVGPALFISLLIITLSFIPIFTLEGQEGRLFGPLAFTKTYAMAGAAALAIIVIPILMGFWIRGKIPAESSNPLNRLLIKAYHPLLLRVLHWPKTTLLVAALSIFTVIWPLSQMGGEFLPKINEGDLLYMPSTLPGVSPAEAAALLQTTDKLIKTVPEVASVFGKTGKAETATDPAPLEMVETTIQLKPEDQWRPGMTIDKIIEELDKTVRLPGLANLWVPPIRNRIDMLSTGIKSPIGIKVSGTVLSDIDATAQSIEAVAKTVPGVVSALAERLEGGRYIDVDINREKASRYGMTVGDVQLFVSSAIGGETVGETVEGVARYPINIRYPQDYRNSPQALKEMPILTPMKQQITLGDVADIRVVSGPTMLKTENARPTSWIYIDARGRDMVSVVNDLKSAISQNVKLRPGTSVLMSLPFALIGGIWFLYWQGFHMSVATGTGFIALAGVAAEFGVVMLMYLRHAIEANPALSRRETFTAQALDEALYHGAVLRVRPKAMTVAVIIAGLLPILWGTGTGSEVMSQIAAPMIGGMITAPLLSLFIIPAAYKLIWLRRYKKQ, encoded by the coding sequence ATGATTGCATGGATTATCCGACGCGCTGTCGCCAACCGTTTTCTGGTGATGATGGGGGCGCTGTTTCTTAGCGTCTGGGGAACATGGACCATCATCAATACGCCGGTGGATGCCTTACCCGATCTGTCTGATGTTCAGGTGATTATTAAAACGAGCTACCCCGGCCAGGCACCGCAAATTGTCGAAAACCAGGTGACGTATCCGCTCACCACGACCATGCTGTCGGTGCCGGGTGCGAAGACCGTGCGTGGGTTTTCACAGTTTGGTGATTCCTATGTGTACGTCATTTTTGAAGACGGGACCGATCTCTACTGGGCCCGCTCGCGCGTTCTGGAATATCTCAATCAGGTTCAGGGGAAGCTGCCTGCTGGTGTCAGTTCGGAAATTGGGCCAGACGCTACGGGCGTGGGCTGGATCTTTGAATATGCGCTGGTGGATCGCAGCGGAAAACACGACCTGTCCGAACTGCGTTCCTTGCAGGACTGGTTCCTGAAATTTGAGCTGAAAACCATCCCGAACGTGGCGGAGGTGGCCTCGGTCGGCGGGGTGGTAAAGCAGTATCAGATCCAGGTCAATCCGCTGAAACTGGCGCAATACGGCATCAGTCTGGCTGACGTGAAGCAGGCCCTGGGATCCTCTAATCAGGAAGCAGGGGGCTCATCGGTCGAAATGGCGGAAGCAAAGTATATGGTCCGGGCCAGCGGTTATCTTCAGACCATTGATGATTTCAATAACATCGTCCTGAAAACCAGCGAGAACGGAGTACCGGTTTATCTGCGTGATGTAGCCCGCGTACAAACCGGGCCTGAAATGCGGCGCGGGATCGCCGAGCTTAACGGCCAGGGAGAGGTCGCGGGCGGCGTGGTGATCCTGCGTTCGGGTAAAAACGCACGTGAAGTGATTACCGCGGTAAAAGATAAACTGGAGACGCTGAAGGCCAGCCTGCCGGAAGGTGTTGAGATTGTTACCACGTACGATCGCAGCCAGCTGATTGACCGGGCCATTGATAACCTGAGTTATAAACTGCTGGAAGAGTTTATTGTGGTGGCCATCGTCTGCGCGCTGTTTCTCTGGCATGTGCGGTCTGCGCTGGTGGCGATTATCTCTCTGCCGCTAGGCCTGTGTATTGCCTTTATCGTCATGCATTTCCAGGGGCTGAACGCCAATATTATGTCCCTGGGCGGGATCGCTATTGCCGTGGGGGCGATGGTGGATGCCGCCATCGTGATGATTGAAAACGCGCATAAACGGCTTGAGGAGTGGGATCATCAGCACCCTAGCGAGCAGATTGATAACGCGACCCGCTGGAAGGTGATCACCAACGCCTCCGTTGAAGTAGGCCCCGCGCTGTTTATTAGCCTGCTGATCATCACCTTATCGTTCATCCCTATTTTTACCCTCGAAGGTCAGGAAGGGCGACTGTTTGGTCCGCTGGCCTTTACCAAAACGTACGCCATGGCAGGCGCAGCCGCGCTGGCCATTATCGTCATTCCCATTCTGATGGGCTTCTGGATCCGGGGGAAAATTCCTGCCGAGAGCAGTAACCCGCTGAACCGGCTGCTGATTAAAGCCTATCATCCGCTGCTGCTGCGGGTGCTTCACTGGCCAAAAACAACCCTGCTGGTGGCGGCCTTGTCGATCTTCACGGTTATCTGGCCGCTGAGTCAGATGGGCGGCGAGTTTCTGCCGAAGATCAACGAAGGCGATCTGCTGTATATGCCATCAACACTGCCGGGCGTTTCTCCGGCTGAAGCGGCTGCGCTGTTGCAGACCACGGACAAGCTCATCAAAACCGTTCCTGAAGTGGCGTCTGTGTTTGGCAAGACCGGTAAGGCAGAGACTGCAACGGACCCCGCACCGCTTGAAATGGTGGAAACCACCATTCAGCTGAAACCCGAGGATCAGTGGCGACCCGGGATGACGATTGACAAGATTATTGAAGAACTCGATAAAACCGTCCGTCTGCCCGGTCTGGCTAACCTCTGGGTGCCGCCGATCCGTAACCGCATCGACATGCTTTCTACCGGGATTAAAAGCCCAATCGGTATCAAGGTGTCAGGCACCGTTCTGTCGGATATCGACGCCACGGCGCAGAGCATTGAAGCGGTCGCCAAAACCGTACCCGGCGTGGTGTCTGCTCTTGCAGAGCGGCTGGAAGGGGGGCGTTACATTGATGTGGATATTAATCGTGAAAAAGCATCCCGCTACGGTATGACGGTGGGGGATGTGCAGCTGTTTGTCTCCTCCGCCATTGGTGGCGAGACGGTAGGGGAAACGGTCGAGGGCGTGGCCCGGTACCCGATTAATATCCGTTATCCTCAGGACTACCGGAACAGCCCGCAGGCACTGAAAGAGATGCCGATCCTGACCCCGATGAAGCAGCAAATCACGCTGGGGGATGTGGCGGATATACGTGTCGTTTCCGGCCCGACGATGCTGAAAACGGAAAATGCCCGACCAACCAGCTGGATCTATATTGATGCCCGCGGCAGGGATATGGTGTCGGTGGTCAATGACCTTAAGTCGGCCATCAGCCAGAACGTGAAGCTGAGACCGGGAACCAGCGTTTTGATGAGTTTGCCGTTCGCCCTGATCGGGGGGATCTGGTTCCTGTACTGGCAGGGCTTCCATATGTCTGTCGCCACCGGCACCGGGTTTATTGCCCTGGCCGGGGTGGCCGCCGAGTTTGGCGTGGTGATGCTGATGTATCTGCGCCATGCCATCGAAGCGAACCCGGCCTTATCCCGACGGGAGACATTCACCGCACAAGCGTTGGATGAAGCCCTGTACCATGGCGCGGTTCTGCGTGTCCGACCCAAGGCGATGACGGTGGCGGTTATTATTGCGGGTTTGCTGCCCATACTCTGGGGAACCGGCACGGGGTCAGAAGTTATGAGTCAGATCGCCGCGCCGATGATTGGCGGGATGATCACCGCGCCGCTGCTGTCGCTGTTTATCATTCCGGCGGCGTATAAGCTTATCTGGTTGCGCAGGTATAAAAAGCAATAA
- a CDS encoding NUDIX domain-containing protein — MQSKRADVRIIENETLSDNWYILKKYTFELQRRDGEWQRQSREVYDRGNGATILLYNRDKRTVILTRQFRFPVFINGHEDDLIEAAAGLLDNMDPESRIKAEAEEETGYRVSRVEKVFEAYMSPGSVTEKLYFYIAEYHPQDRASAGGGIKSEGEDIDVLEMPLDEALRGIDTGRIVDGKTIMMLYHIALKGVL; from the coding sequence GTGCAATCGAAACGTGCAGATGTGCGCATCATTGAAAATGAAACACTGTCGGATAACTGGTACATCCTGAAAAAGTACACCTTTGAGCTGCAGCGACGCGACGGTGAATGGCAGCGACAAAGCCGCGAAGTGTATGACCGGGGAAACGGGGCCACGATACTGCTCTATAACCGTGATAAAAGAACGGTGATCCTGACGCGCCAGTTCCGCTTTCCGGTCTTTATCAATGGCCATGAGGACGACCTTATCGAGGCCGCTGCCGGGCTGCTGGATAACATGGATCCCGAAAGCCGCATCAAGGCGGAAGCGGAAGAAGAGACCGGATATCGTGTCTCCCGTGTTGAGAAAGTCTTTGAAGCCTACATGAGCCCAGGCTCCGTCACGGAAAAACTCTATTTTTATATCGCAGAGTATCACCCGCAGGATCGGGCCAGCGCGGGCGGCGGCATCAAGTCAGAGGGAGAAGATATCGACGTGCTGGAAATGCCGCTGGATGAGGCCTTGCGAGGAATTGATACCGGCAGGATTGTCGACGGCAAAACGATTATGATGCTTTACCATATCGCGCTGAAAGGCGTTCTGTAG
- a CDS encoding PACE efflux transporter: MEIELDKSFKERVLHAVLFEVTANVIIALSLAWLMNVSVLQSGSLSVISALAATAWNFVFNKFFDALQKKYAFQRTFLVRAIHAVCFETGLIITLIPVAMVMLNLTVTEAFFVEIGLVLFFLPYTMLFNWLYDYLRWTFVGRKRSAI, encoded by the coding sequence ATGGAAATTGAACTGGATAAAAGTTTTAAAGAACGCGTTTTGCATGCTGTTCTTTTCGAAGTGACGGCCAATGTCATCATTGCGCTGTCACTTGCGTGGCTGATGAACGTGTCGGTGCTTCAGTCGGGTTCGTTGTCCGTGATATCTGCACTTGCCGCCACGGCATGGAATTTTGTGTTTAATAAATTCTTTGACGCCTTGCAGAAAAAATATGCGTTTCAACGAACATTTCTCGTGCGTGCAATCCATGCTGTCTGCTTTGAAACAGGACTTATCATTACATTAATTCCTGTCGCGATGGTAATGCTGAATTTAACAGTCACTGAGGCATTTTTTGTCGAGATCGGTCTGGTACTGTTTTTTCTGCCATACACGATGCTCTTTAACTGGCTTTATGACTACCTGCGTTGGACATTTGTTGGGCGGAAACGGTCCGCCATCTAG
- the chrA gene encoding chromate efflux transporter produces the protein MNSNLPPVDDEPGVPPPHVSFREAFLFWLKLGFISFGGPAGQISIMHQELVENRRWISEQRFLHALNYCMVLPGPEAQQLATYIGWLMHRTWGGVVAGTLFVLPSLFILIVLSWIYVAYGHLSVVAGLFYGIKPAITAIVVQAAHRIGSRALRNRTQWAIAAAAFVSIFALNVPFPVIVLSAAMIGYVGGRLFPDHFGQGNAHDASRKSYGAAIIDDHTPAAPHTVFKWSRLTLIIIAGVFLWATPMAMLYLSLGWMHPFTQMGWFFTKAALLTFGGAYAVLPYIYQGAVGHYQWLTPTQMIDGLALGETTPGPLIMVVAFVGFVGGYVNMAYSPDQLFLAGAVAAVLATWFTFLPSFLFILAGGPFVETTHNNINFTAPLTAITAAVVGVILNLALFFGYHVLWPQGFDGKMDWIAAVIAFAAAIALFRFKYRVTHVIAACAVIGLILHLFLRT, from the coding sequence ATGAACAGCAATCTGCCTCCGGTCGACGACGAACCGGGCGTTCCACCTCCGCATGTCAGTTTCCGTGAGGCCTTTTTATTCTGGCTGAAGCTGGGATTCATCAGCTTTGGCGGGCCGGCCGGGCAGATTTCGATAATGCATCAGGAGCTGGTTGAAAACCGACGCTGGATATCCGAACAGCGCTTTTTGCATGCACTGAATTACTGCATGGTGCTTCCGGGCCCGGAGGCGCAACAACTGGCGACCTATATTGGCTGGCTGATGCACCGCACCTGGGGCGGCGTGGTTGCCGGGACACTGTTTGTGCTCCCTTCCCTTTTTATCCTTATTGTCCTGTCGTGGATTTACGTGGCGTATGGCCATTTGTCTGTCGTTGCCGGTCTCTTTTACGGCATAAAACCGGCAATTACGGCGATTGTTGTGCAGGCTGCGCACCGTATCGGTTCGCGGGCGCTGCGTAACCGCACGCAGTGGGCAATCGCTGCCGCCGCGTTTGTCTCCATTTTCGCCCTCAATGTCCCTTTTCCCGTTATTGTCCTGTCAGCCGCAATGATAGGTTATGTGGGTGGGCGCCTTTTCCCCGACCATTTTGGTCAGGGTAACGCCCATGACGCCAGCCGAAAATCCTACGGTGCTGCCATTATTGATGACCATACGCCAGCGGCTCCGCATACGGTTTTCAAATGGTCACGCTTGACCCTGATTATCATTGCCGGTGTTTTTTTATGGGCAACGCCAATGGCGATGCTCTATCTGAGCCTTGGCTGGATGCACCCGTTTACCCAGATGGGCTGGTTCTTTACCAAGGCGGCGCTGCTGACCTTTGGGGGTGCTTATGCGGTACTGCCTTATATCTACCAGGGCGCGGTTGGCCATTATCAGTGGCTCACGCCAACGCAGATGATTGATGGTCTGGCTCTGGGCGAAACCACGCCGGGGCCGCTTATCATGGTTGTGGCATTTGTGGGATTTGTCGGGGGCTATGTGAATATGGCATATAGCCCGGATCAGCTTTTCCTGGCAGGCGCTGTTGCGGCCGTGCTGGCGACCTGGTTTACGTTTCTGCCATCGTTTCTGTTTATCCTCGCCGGTGGGCCTTTTGTTGAAACGACGCACAACAATATTAATTTCACCGCGCCACTCACGGCAATTACCGCAGCGGTGGTTGGCGTGATCCTGAATCTGGCACTCTTCTTTGGCTACCACGTGCTCTGGCCACAGGGATTTGACGGCAAAATGGACTGGATAGCAGCGGTCATTGCTTTTGCTGCCGCCATCGCACTATTCCGGTTCAAATATAGAGTCACACACGTAATTGCCGCATGTGCGGTAATCGGGTTGATTTTACATCTTTTCCTCAGAACATAG